CCTCGCCGACCATGGTATGAGAGTGGTGGAGCGGCTGACCCGCCGAGGAATCCTTGGACCGAAAACCATTGCCGCGCACTGCGTCCACGTCAACGCCCACGAGCTCGGCCTGCTGCGTGAGACAGGAACACGTGTCGTGCACAATCCCCGCTCCAATATGAACAATGCCGTCGGCGCTGCTGACGTCCCGGCGATGCTCGCGCAAGGCATCGAGGTGGGTCTCGGCAACGATGGCTTTTCCAACAACATGTTCAGTGAGATCAAGACGGCTTTCCTGCTCCACAAGCACGCCCAGGCAGACCCGCGAGTTCTCGGAGCGGATCAGACGCTGGAGATGGCCACCAGGAACAACGCCCGTACCGCCGGTCTGTTCTTCCCCGAGCCGCTGGCAGAGCTCACGCCTGGCGCCAGCGCCGACATCATCTTCCTGGATTATGATCCGCCGACTCCCCTCACGGTGGGCAACCTCCCCTGGCACCTTGTCTTTGGCATGGACGGGGCTCAAGTAAGCACCACCATCGTTGCGGGCAAGATCCTGATGCACAATCGCCAGCTACAGACTCTGGACGAACAGCGAATCGCTGCCAGAGCACGAGAGCTTGCTGTCCAGTTGTGGGAGCGGGTCTAGCATGGGTCGATTAATGCGACGGACCATTTCTGTCCCGGTCCAATTCGGTCTGGCCGCCGCAGCAGTGGCGGTGGCTCTGACCCTGGCGGGCCTGTGGCGAGGCGGACTCTTCACCTGGCGCAATATTCTCACCGGCGCGATCCTGGGTGGAGGCACCTGGGGCATCATCACCTGGGCCATTGTCCACACGCTGTACCTGGTTGAAGAAGACGGCCAAGACGGCCACCGGGACTAGGAGGGCGTATGTCCAACCGACTGACGGGGCAGCCATTCCCCGTTTTGCTGCGCTGGATCACCGAGGAGCTCAAGCAGCACCAGTCCATCTTTGGCCTTCATCGCTCGCAGCTCTATGTTCCTCCAGCCAACCCACCCTATGCTATTCCCGAGCTGTACGGTCAGTACCTCGGCACGCCTCTCGGCCCTGCCGCCGGCCCCCACACGCAGCTTGCTCAGAACATCGTCTGCGCCTGGTTGTGCGGAGGACGGTTCATCGAGCTCAAGACGGTGCAAATCATGGATGAGCTGGAGATCAGCCGTCCCTGCATCGACGCGGCGGACGAAGGGTACAACGTCGAATGGTCACAGGAGCTCAAACTCGAGCAGTCGGCCAGCGAGTATGTCAAGGCCTGGGCACTGATTCACCTGCTGCCGAGGATTCTGGGGTGGGATGAACACCTGCCCCTAGGCACGGTCTTTAACATGAGTGTCGGCTACAACCTGGAGGGGATCCAGAGTCAGTCCATTACCCGCTTTATGGAGAGGCTGCGCGACGCCAGCGAGGAGCTCGCTCAGATTCGTGCCGTTCTCCGCTCTGGTTTTCCCAAACTCGCTAACGTGGAGATTCCCACGCGGCTAACCAACAACGTGACCCTGTCCACCATGCACGGCTGCCCGCCAGACGAGGTAGAACGCATCGCCAGCTACCTGCTGCGAGAGTGCCACCTGCACACGACCGTCAAGCTCAATCCCACCCTTCTCGGCGCCGACGAGGTCCGGCGTATCCTGCGTGAAGATCTGGGCTATCGCGAGATCCAGATTCCTGATCCCGTGTTTGAGCACGACATGCAGTACGGACGAGCGGTACAGCTCATTCGCCAGCTCAAATCGGTAGCTGACGCAGAGCATCTGTCCTTCGCGATCAAGCTCAGCAATACCCTGGCTATGGGGAACCACAGAGGCATCCTCCCGGGTCAGGAAATGTATATGTCCGGGCGTGCCCTCTACCCCATCACGATGAACCTCTTCCATCGCCTGGCCAAGGATCTCGGAGGGGATCTCAGGGTATCCTATTCTGCCGGCGCCGATGCCTTCAACATTGTCGACATCCTCGCTACGGGCGCCCGGCCGGTCACCATGGCCACGGATCTCCTAAAGCCGGGCGGTTACGCTCGCCTCAGACAAAGCATCGAGCAGCTCGACACTGCCATGCACCAGCGCCAGGTAAGCAGCCTCGACGAACTGGCCAAAGACTCGCTGGCCAATCTCGAGCGCTCGGCCAGGGAGGCTTTGCGCCAGCCGCGCTACAAAAAGAACTACCATCCCTATCCACTGCCCAGGGTCAAGTCTCCTCTCGCCGCTTTTGATTGCATCACCGCACCGTGCAAGGAACCCTGCGCCGTTTGCCAGGACATCCCCGAGTACGCCAGGTGGATCGCCGAAGGAGACTTGGACCGGGCCCTGGAGACCATCCTGGCCCGCAACCCTCTGCCGGGAGTCACCGGGCACATTTGCACGCAGCTTTGCCAGACCCGCTGCACACGCAACAACTATGACCAGCCAGTAGCCATCCGCGACCTCAAGCGGGTGGCGAATGAACGAGGAGTGTCAGCGCCCGCGGCTGGCCCAGATACGGGCTATCGTGTTGCCGTGGTCGGCGGCGGGCCATCGGGCCTCGCCGCAGCCTACTTTCTCGCCCTGAGCGGGGTGCACGTAACCCTCTTCGAGGCCAGGGATCGGCTGGGCGGAATGGTCTGTCTCGCGCCGGCGTTCCGTCTGCCGGAGAGGATCTTGCAGGCGGACATTCAAAGGATTTGCTCGCTCGGTATCGAGGTCAAACTCAATCACGCCATCACCACAGTCCCGGAAGAGCTGCTGAAGCAAGGCTTTTCGGCCGTGTACGTTGCCTATGGTTTTCAGCGCGACGCCGAGCTCGACCTGCCGGGCAAAGACGCCACCGGCGTCCATACCGCCATGGCATTCCTCGAGCAGGTCTCTCGCGGGGAGAAACCCTATCTCGGCAAGAAGACCCTGGTGATCGGCGGCGGCAACACTGCTATGGATGCGGCCCGCACAGCGCAACGGCTCACAGGCAACCCGGTCACGGTTGTCTACCGTCGCACTGTCCACGAGATGCCGGCAACGATGGAAGAAAGAGAGGATCTGCTGGCCGAGGGCAACTCGATCCTTGAGCTGGCTTCGCCCCAGCGTGTGTTGGCCAAACAAGGCAGGGTCAGCGAACTGCGCTGCATCCGCAACCGTCTGGGACAACCTCAGACCGACGGCCGCAGGGAGCCAGTGGCCATTCCCGGCAGCGAGTTCACCCTTGAAGCGGACTCGATCATCATCGCCACAGGCCAACAGCCGGACCTAGCATTCCTCACCGGCAGCACCATCGCGGTGAACCAGGGCAAACGCGTTCGAGTCGACGAGCGCACGGGTCAAACGGACGCGCCGGGGGTCTACGCTGGCGGCGATGTGGTGCGGGGTCCGGCGACGATCATCCAGGCCTGTGCCGATGGGCGCCGCGCTGCCGAGGCAATCTGTCGGCAACTGCGGGTGCCCTTCGCACCAACGCTGGCCTCTGTCCACTCGCCGGCGCCAGATCCTTCCCGGATCAAGGTGGCACGCTCACGCCTGGCTCTGCCGATCCGACCAAAAGCGCTTCCTGTGGCTGCTCGCAGCTCCTTTGCTCTCGTCCAGTCCACCCTGAGCATTTCTGACGCCCGCTCCGAAGCCGAGCGTTGCCTGCAGTGTTCGGTGCTGTGCGACAAGTGCGTCGAGGTTTGCCCCAACCGGGCCAATCTCGCTTACACTTGTTCACCCATTGTAACCACACTCCCTCTTTACGAAAGCCGGCATGACCGACTGTCCATCGTGGGAGAACAGGTCGTCCGCATCGAGCAGACCCGCCAGATCGTTCATTTGGCCGATCTCTGCAACCAGTGCGGCAACTGCGCCACGTTCTGCGTACACGAAGGCGAACCATTTCGCGACAAGCCCGCGCTGTACCTCACTGCAAGTACCTTTCGTTCTGTGGACACGGACGGTTACTACATCGCCCGTGAGGAAGCGGGACTCGCCATTACCAGGCGCAGCGGCGGCCGCCTGGCCCGGCTGATCTGGAAGGGCGACCAACTCTGGTACGAGAACGAGCATCTACGAGCCACGCTCCACAGGCTGAACTTGTCCATTCAGCAGGTCCAACTCAAGCAGAGCTTGGCAGGCACGCTCACTCTCGCCGACGCTATCGAGATGTACGTCGTTCTGAGCGGCGTATCTGCCTCGCTGCCATTCCTCCCCCTAGGTCTCGCCTGATGCGCCTTGCGAGCGCTTTGAGCATCCACCGCGGCGACGTCGTTGCCTTTGTCGGCGGGGGAGGCAAGACTACCACAATGTTCGCCCTGGCCAGGGAGCTCGTTGCTGATGGATGGCGGGTCCTCACCACCACAACCACGATGATCGCTCCTCCCAGACCGGAGGATGGTTCGTTCCTTGTGCTCGCCCCAGGGCAGCGCCAGGCCTGCCGCCAGGTTGAGCTGGCCCTGCGCGAGCAGAAGCACGTCACTCTGGCCACGGAGCACCTGGTCGAACAAAACAAGCTCCGCGGCGTGCCTCCTGAGTGGATTCCGGCCCTTGCGTCTCTGGTAGACGCGCTCCTTGTCGAAGCGGATGGTGCCAAGATGAGACCGTTCAAGGCGCCGGCCGCACACGAGCCAGTGATGCCTGCAGGGGCCTCTTTGTTGGTCCCAGTCGCCGGCATCGATGCCATTGGCAAACCCCTCGGTCCGCAGACTACCCACAGACCCGAAGTGGTTTCTTCGCTCACCGGACTCGCACTCGGAGCCAAGATCACGCCGCAGGTCGTGGCGCAGGTTCTCACCCATCCCGACGGGGGACTGAAGGGATTCAGCGGTGAGAGGGTCATTCCCTTGATCAACAAGGTTGCATCGACCGAGGAGTTGGCTCTGGCTCGCCAGATCGCCCGGCCGATGATGCTTTGCCCGGCGGTCGACCGCGTGCTGATCGGCTCTGCGGCCCGCGATCAAGTAACCGAGTGCTGGCGTCACGTGGCGGCCATTGTGCTGGCCGCCGGCGGCTCAACACGCATGGGCACTCCTAAGCAGCTCCTGACCGTCGCCGGTGAAACCATGCTCGCACGGGTGCTGCGCACCACCTGTAGCCTGCTCTTTCACCAGGTGGTTGTTGTACTTGGTGCCGGCGGCTCAGAGCTATTGCCCCTTGTCCCTCCTTCGTGCCAGGTAGCCCTCAACCCACACTGGCAGGAGGGGATGAGCTCTTCTCTCCGCATCGGGCTGGACAGCCTCGGCCCGCGCGCCGAGGCAGCCCTGTTCATCCTCTCGGACCAGCCGCTGCTCGAAGCGGATACCTTGCTCCAGATCCTCTATGCCTACTTTGGCACAGAAAAGGGTATCGTTGTCCCTGAGTATGGCGGTCGACGCGGAACGCCCGTCCTCTTCGACCGAAAGCTGTTTCCGCGCCTGCGCAAGGTCCGCGGCGACACAGGCGGCCGCGAGGTCATTCAAGAGACGCCAGAAGAGGTGCTGCCGGTGCAGATGCCATCGGCCGACGTACTGATCGATATCGACACTATGCAGGACTATCACAACCTGATCGCCTCTCGCCAGGCCAATCAGGGCTGACTGATCCTTGCCGCAGACCGAGCTCGGAGCCAGAATCCCTATGCCTAACTCGATTCTGCCCACCATCCGCAGCCTCATCCTGGATATGGATGGGGTGCTTTACCGGCTGAATACCCCCATCCGTGGCGGAGCCGAGTTCCTTGCCTACCTTCAAGAGACCGGGCGTCGTTTTGTGCTGGTCACCAACAACTCGACCTTGACTCCCGGGCAGTACGCCGACAAACTTAGCCGGATGGGTATCCGCGTCGACGCGCGGCACATTCTGACATCCGCCGAAGCTACGGCGATGTACCTGTCGCGGCTCTCGCCGCCGGGCACGAGGGTGTACGTTGTCGGAGAAAACGGCCTCCGAGCCGCACTCCAGAAACACGGTTTTGTGCTGGCGGATGACATCACTGTCTCCTACGTTGTCTGCGGTCTCGACCGACAACTCACCTACGACAAGCTGGCCACGGCGACCCTGGCCATTCGCTCAGGGGCCAGGTTCATTGCCACCAACCCCGACCGAACCCTTCCCACGGAGCGCGGCCTTGAGCCAGGGGCCGGGGCAGTCTTCTCCGCGATCCAGGTGGCCACGGACACCGCGCCGACGGTGATCGGCAAGCCAGAGCCGGCCATGCTCGAGCTGGCAATGACCATGCTCAACGCGACTACGCCAGGCACAGCCATCATCGGCGACAGTCTCGAAACAGACATCCGGGGAGGTCGCGCTCTCGGGCTCAAGACGGTGCTATTGATGAGTGGCGTGACCTCTCCGCAACAGTTGGCGCACTCTGCCCAGAAGCCGGATCTCGTCTACCAGGACATCTCGGCCCTGCTCGCGGATTGGCACGCCTCAGATTCGATACAACCATTGCCTCAGGGGGACTGACGTGCAAGAGCGGCAATTGCTGACCGACCTTTCGTTCGACGAGCTGGGTGCCTGGCTCACCGGGCTCGGGCAACCAGCGTTCAGGGCGAAGCAGCTCTTTTCCTGGCTCTATGGCTCACTGGTTGCCGACTGGGGAGCGATGACCAACCTGCCTGCCGACCTGCGCGAGAGGATGTCCCAGACCGCCCTGCTGACCTCACTCGCCCTGCTGGAGCGAGTGAGCTCGGCGGACGGCCTCACGACCAAGGATCTGCTCGAGCTGCGGGATGGCGAGACCATCGAAAGCGTTCTCATGCGGTACGAGGGCCGTCAGTCGGTGTGCCTGTCCTCACAGGTTGGTTGCGCGGTTGGCTGTCCGTTCTGCGCCACAGGGCAGAGCGGCCTGGTGCGCAACCTCACCTCCGGCGAGATCGTTGACCAGGTTCTGCACTTTGCTCGCCAGCTTCACGCCGAAGGCGCCGCGGTCACCAATGTGGTGTTTATGGGTATGGGCGAGCCGCTGGCCAACTATGATCCCGTCTGGAAGGCCATTCGTACCCTGAACGACCAGCGCGGTCTGCGTCTCGGGGCGCGCCGCTTCACCGTGTCGACGGTAGGCGTCGTCCCGGGCATTCGCCGCATGATGCAGGAGGGCTTGGAGGTAGGGTTGGCTGTGTCGCTTCACGCTCCCACCGACGACCTGCGCAGCCAGCTCGTTCCGATCAACAAGAGCTATCCCCTAGCGGAGCTCATTTCCGTTTGCCGCGAGTATACCGAACAGACACACCGCCGGGTCACGTTCGAGTACGCCCTCATCCAGGGGGTTAACGACAGCCCTCAACTGGCACGCCAGCTCGGTCAGCTCTTGCATGGCATGCTCTGCCATGTCAACCTGATCCCGGTTAATCCGACCTCTGCCAGCAGCTACCGTCCCGCCTCCCGAGACACGGTGCTGCTATTCCGCCAGGAGCTCAATCAGCATGGTATTGCTAACACGGTCAGGCTCGGCCGGGGGCTCGATATCCAAGCCGGGTGCGGTCAACTGCGATCCCGTCACTTGAGCAGATAGTCCCTCGTTATTGTCAAAAAGGTATTGCTTTTTGACGCGAATGTCGCTATCATCCAGCCATGAAACATAAACTGCCCATCCAGCTCGCCGCGTCCGTCCTGGCTGCCGACCTGACACGACTGGGCGAGCAGATCAAGGAAGCTGAGGCAGGCGGCGCCGACGCCCTGCACATCGATGTCATGGATGGCCGGTTCGTGCCGAACCTGAGTTTCGGTCCCGGCATCGTCGCGGCGTGCCGCCGGGTCACTGGCCTGCCGCTGGTCACCCACCTGATGATTGTTCAGCCGGAGCGCTACATACACGAATTCGTCGCTGCTGGCTCCGACGCCATTCTGGTGCACCAGGAAACGTGCCCCCATCTGCATCGGACCATACAGCAGATCAAGAGCGAAGGGGCACAGGCTGGCGTGGTGATCAATCCGTCCACTCCTGCCGGTACGCTGGAAGAGATCATCGCGGATGTCAACTCGGTTCTGGTGATGACGGTGAATCCCGGGTTCGGCGGCGGAGAGTTCATCCCGAGAACGCTCAAGAAGATCGCACTGGTGCGCAAGATGCTCAGCGGCTGCGGCTCACAGGCGCTTCTGGCGGTAGACGGGGGGATCACTGCGGCGACTGCCCCTCTGGCAGTTGAGGCAGGAGCCACGGTGTTGGTAGCTGGAAGTGCGGTGTTTCGCTCAAAAGAGGGCATCGCTCAGGCCTTGCAAACGCTGCGGCGGAGCATCGAAGCCTGAGCGCTGGTGTTCTACAGGAAACAGAAAGCCAGCACCCTGGTCAGGGTGCTGGCTTTCGATGGCCAATGGCTGGTCTTAGGCCTTGTGGAGCGTTCTCAGACACCGGCTGCAGACATTGAGCCGAGTAGCGGAACCACCTTGCTGAACGGTGATCTTCTGGATGTTCGGCAGCCAGCGCCTCTTGGTGGCGCGCTTGGAATGGCTCACATTGTGGCCGACGAGTGGCCCTTTTCCGCACAGGTCGCATCGGATTGGCATCGAACAGTACCTCTTTCTGACATAATGCGTGCTGCAACAGCGGGTTAATATAGCACAATCAGTGCTTTTGTGCAAGTCCGTTAGCTAGCCCAAGGAGAATGTGGATGGCTGAAGAAACGAGACTGGGCCGTGTCGAAGTTTCACCGGGAGCGATAGCGGGCCTGGCAGGGAACGCCGTACTGGAATGCTATGGCGTGGTTGGCATGGCACATCCATCGCTCCGCAGCGGGTTTCAGGTCCTTCAACGCGAGAGCATTCGGCGTGGAGTGCAGGTTCGCGTCATCGAGGAGCGCATCGTCATCGACCTGTTTGTCGTTCTCGAGTACGGAGTCCGTATCTCCGAAGTCGCGCACAATATCATGGAGAACGTCAAGTTCCGTGTCGAGCGAGCGCTCGGGGTACCAATTCATGAGGTGAATGTGCACGTGCAGGGACTGCGCGTCAGCTCGAGGCAGTAGGACCCGGAGTAATGGGGAGCTACTCACCGGCGCGTCTCCTCAACTGCTTCGTTTCCACGCCAAACTGGAGGAACGTTCTTGACCCACGACACAAGTGATTCAGGGAGCAAGGGTCTCCCATCTCAGGAGCAGGCGAAGGTGCAGCACCGCACCACCTGCGACGGACGAGAACTCGGCCAGGCAATAGAAAGCAGCACCACCTGGCTCGAGAAGCATATCGAGTTCGTCAACTCGCTTAACGTGTACCCTGTTCCCGATGGAGATACCGGGACCAACATGTATCTCACCATGCAGGCTGCGCTGCGCGAGGTATCTACGGTGACGGACTCATCCGCAGGAGTCGTTGCTCAGGCACTCGCGCATGGTGCGCTGATGGGCGCCAGGGGCAACTCGGGCGTGATCCTCTCGCAGATATGGCGCGGCGTGGCCAAACACCTGGAGAACAAGCCCAGATTGAATGCAGCTCACTGGGCACAGGCCCTCCGAGAGGGCGCAGCCACTGCCTACAAAGGTGTGATGAGACCGGTTGAGGGCACCATCCTGACCGTGATTCGAGAGGCCTCCGATGCAGCGGCCGCGGCCGCCACAGCAAGCTCGGACCTCGTCTATGTCACAGAGCGCGCTCTGCATCAAGCTCGCTCCACACTGCAGCGCACTCCCGACCTGTTGCCCGTACTCAAGGAAGCGGGGGTGGTAGACGCAGGAGGCCAGGGCCTTTGCTTCATCCTGGAAGGCTTCTTGCGCTTTCTGCGCGGCGACCAGCCCGAAGCAGCACCGGCTCGCAAGACCACCGCTCAGGTCGAACATGACCACATCGAGGGTGGCCAGTATGGCTACGACATCCAGTTCCTCATCTCTGGCCAGCGCCTGGCCATCGATGAGATCAGAGAGACTCTCTCGGCCATGGGCGACAGCCTTCTGGTCGTCGGCGACGAGTCGCTTGTCAAAGTGCACATTCATTCAGACAACCCGGGCCCGATTCTGACCTATGCCACCAGCAAGGGCGCTCTGAGTGACATTGTGCTCGAGA
The Chloroflexi bacterium ADurb.Bin180 DNA segment above includes these coding regions:
- the rpmB gene encoding 50S ribosomal protein L28 produces the protein MPIRCDLCGKGPLVGHNVSHSKRATKRRWLPNIQKITVQQGGSATRLNVCSRCLRTLHKA
- the rlmN gene encoding putative dual-specificity RNA methyltransferase RlmN, yielding MQERQLLTDLSFDELGAWLTGLGQPAFRAKQLFSWLYGSLVADWGAMTNLPADLRERMSQTALLTSLALLERVSSADGLTTKDLLELRDGETIESVLMRYEGRQSVCLSSQVGCAVGCPFCATGQSGLVRNLTSGEIVDQVLHFARQLHAEGAAVTNVVFMGMGEPLANYDPVWKAIRTLNDQRGLRLGARRFTVSTVGVVPGIRRMMQEGLEVGLAVSLHAPTDDLRSQLVPINKSYPLAELISVCREYTEQTHRRVTFEYALIQGVNDSPQLARQLGQLLHGMLCHVNLIPVNPTSASSYRPASRDTVLLFRQELNQHGIANTVRLGRGLDIQAGCGQLRSRHLSR
- the rpe gene encoding Ribulose-phosphate 3-epimerase; translated protein: MKHKLPIQLAASVLAADLTRLGEQIKEAEAGGADALHIDVMDGRFVPNLSFGPGIVAACRRVTGLPLVTHLMIVQPERYIHEFVAAGSDAILVHQETCPHLHRTIQQIKSEGAQAGVVINPSTPAGTLEEIIADVNSVLVMTVNPGFGGGEFIPRTLKKIALVRKMLSGCGSQALLAVDGGITAATAPLAVEAGATVLVAGSAVFRSKEGIAQALQTLRRSIEA
- the yutF_1 gene encoding putative hydrolase YutF, giving the protein MPNSILPTIRSLILDMDGVLYRLNTPIRGGAEFLAYLQETGRRFVLVTNNSTLTPGQYADKLSRMGIRVDARHILTSAEATAMYLSRLSPPGTRVYVVGENGLRAALQKHGFVLADDITVSYVVCGLDRQLTYDKLATATLAIRSGARFIATNPDRTLPTERGLEPGAGAVFSAIQVATDTAPTVIGKPEPAMLELAMTMLNATTPGTAIIGDSLETDIRGGRALGLKTVLLMSGVTSPQQLAHSAQKPDLVYQDISALLADWHASDSIQPLPQGD
- the nboR gene encoding Nicotine blue oxidoreductase, whose protein sequence is MRLASALSIHRGDVVAFVGGGGKTTTMFALARELVADGWRVLTTTTTMIAPPRPEDGSFLVLAPGQRQACRQVELALREQKHVTLATEHLVEQNKLRGVPPEWIPALASLVDALLVEADGAKMRPFKAPAAHEPVMPAGASLLVPVAGIDAIGKPLGPQTTHRPEVVSSLTGLALGAKITPQVVAQVLTHPDGGLKGFSGERVIPLINKVASTEELALARQIARPMMLCPAVDRVLIGSAARDQVTECWRHVAAIVLAAGGSTRMGTPKQLLTVAGETMLARVLRTTCSLLFHQVVVVLGAGGSELLPLVPPSCQVALNPHWQEGMSSSLRIGLDSLGPRAEAALFILSDQPLLEADTLLQILYAYFGTEKGIVVPEYGGRRGTPVLFDRKLFPRLRKVRGDTGGREVIQETPEEVLPVQMPSADVLIDIDTMQDYHNLIASRQANQG
- a CDS encoding DAK2 domain protein, giving the protein MQHRTTCDGRELGQAIESSTTWLEKHIEFVNSLNVYPVPDGDTGTNMYLTMQAALREVSTVTDSSAGVVAQALAHGALMGARGNSGVILSQIWRGVAKHLENKPRLNAAHWAQALREGAATAYKGVMRPVEGTILTVIREASDAAAAAATASSDLVYVTERALHQARSTLQRTPDLLPVLKEAGVVDAGGQGLCFILEGFLRFLRGDQPEAAPARKTTAQVEHDHIEGGQYGYDIQFLISGQRLAIDEIRETLSAMGDSLLVVGDESLVKVHIHSDNPGPILTYATSKGALSDIVLENMQEQYQQFMTRQEPRPPHQNQPLGDISIVAVANGEGLQRVFESLGAGTTVVGGQTMNPSTEELAAAVDSLPTSQAIILPNNPNVILTAQQVQNLTAKQVAVVPTKTIPQGIGALLAFNYQSDLKTNADLMERAAAPIQTIEITSAVRSVHINGMHIREGQFIGLLNGELVEASNDVHQTAQIMLQRLEMSRYEIITIYWGADITERQALELVAWTRAHYPDKEVELVEGKQPYYQYIISVE
- the gltD_1 gene encoding Glutamate synthase (NADPH) small chain; amino-acid sequence: MSNRLTGQPFPVLLRWITEELKQHQSIFGLHRSQLYVPPANPPYAIPELYGQYLGTPLGPAAGPHTQLAQNIVCAWLCGGRFIELKTVQIMDELEISRPCIDAADEGYNVEWSQELKLEQSASEYVKAWALIHLLPRILGWDEHLPLGTVFNMSVGYNLEGIQSQSITRFMERLRDASEELAQIRAVLRSGFPKLANVEIPTRLTNNVTLSTMHGCPPDEVERIASYLLRECHLHTTVKLNPTLLGADEVRRILREDLGYREIQIPDPVFEHDMQYGRAVQLIRQLKSVADAEHLSFAIKLSNTLAMGNHRGILPGQEMYMSGRALYPITMNLFHRLAKDLGGDLRVSYSAGADAFNIVDILATGARPVTMATDLLKPGGYARLRQSIEQLDTAMHQRQVSSLDELAKDSLANLERSAREALRQPRYKKNYHPYPLPRVKSPLAAFDCITAPCKEPCAVCQDIPEYARWIAEGDLDRALETILARNPLPGVTGHICTQLCQTRCTRNNYDQPVAIRDLKRVANERGVSAPAAGPDTGYRVAVVGGGPSGLAAAYFLALSGVHVTLFEARDRLGGMVCLAPAFRLPERILQADIQRICSLGIEVKLNHAITTVPEELLKQGFSAVYVAYGFQRDAELDLPGKDATGVHTAMAFLEQVSRGEKPYLGKKTLVIGGGNTAMDAARTAQRLTGNPVTVVYRRTVHEMPATMEEREDLLAEGNSILELASPQRVLAKQGRVSELRCIRNRLGQPQTDGRREPVAIPGSEFTLEADSIIIATGQQPDLAFLTGSTIAVNQGKRVRVDERTGQTDAPGVYAGGDVVRGPATIIQACADGRRAAEAICRQLRVPFAPTLASVHSPAPDPSRIKVARSRLALPIRPKALPVAARSSFALVQSTLSISDARSEAERCLQCSVLCDKCVEVCPNRANLAYTCSPIVTTLPLYESRHDRLSIVGEQVVRIEQTRQIVHLADLCNQCGNCATFCVHEGEPFRDKPALYLTASTFRSVDTDGYYIAREEAGLAITRRSGGRLARLIWKGDQLWYENEHLRATLHRLNLSIQQVQLKQSLAGTLTLADAIEMYVVLSGVSASLPFLPLGLA